The DNA window CCTCCGccgacaggaggaggagacggacgAGGCGAAAACAAGGAACGCCGTCAATCAATGAGGATACAGACAAATGCAAAAGTCGGAATTTGCAGATCACTTGGTTCTTAAACGTCAAATTCAATCTGTCCGCTTTGCTGACAGGCGGAAAATAATTCGAAAACCTTCCGAAACCGCAGGTGATCGTGACCTGGTGGTtcgtgggggttgggggggggggggggggttcttttacAGGCTGCAGTCAAAGAGTGTCCAAACGTCCCTCGACCCGACCCGATGCTGTCTGACATTCAGATGAATCAGCTTGGAATGCTGGACGAGCGATTAAACGATTAAAAACAGCAGTAAAAATCAGGTGCGAGGGACCATGCGCGTCAAGGGGGACTTCATTGGATGTCGCACTTTTACAGGGGTCAGTAATGGCAGCGTTCAATTCAATTTCCTTTTTCAGTTTATCTTTAATACGCTCGGAGTCTCTCCACGCTAACTTTCACGCGACTTTCCCAGAGGAGACTCACAAGGATGGAGATGCAACTTGTTTTGTTTATCCGTTGAGGTCTTTGAGCTCACCTGCAGTGGTTGGGTCCACAGTCCCTGTTGCAGTACTCGCCGTCCCAGTCAGGGTTCTGGCCGTGCAGTGGGGTCGGGCCCCCTGGAGACTGGGAGCCCCCGACACTGTTCTGGTACTCAGCCTGGATATGGGAGAATCCCTGTCagtcagaggagggaggggtcagaaGGTCAGCCATCGATTTTTTCGTAGTTCACAATCcagccggggagggggggtgaagttTCGCAGCGGGTTTTAGAAGATGAAGACACGTTTATTTCCTGTCAGCGCTTGTTTCTCCAACTCAGATGGGACTGgttttatatattatttattagcATTTCTGTGACACAGGAGACCTGTGGTTTGTCAATGTGCTGCCAGCTGCACTAAGCTAACCAGGACTGACCACTTTACCGCTGCTGTTAGCATTCTCTGTTTGCTATATCGTGTTTGTCTATATTTGTCTGTGTAATTAAGATTTGATTGTTTGATTTAAGTTTTATTTGGTTTATACACCTGCATTACTGTTCCCAACTATGCAAAACTCCCTTATTCAATCATCAAACCAGTCAACAGCTGCTCCGATAATCATATAGTTGAGCTGGAAACCAGAAAACAGCTGATATTGATCAAGAAAAacaatttgtttgttttaatgctaCCTGTTGGCTGAGCGGTGGGGAATGCAGAGGTGCCTGGAGCCCCATTTGGTGTGAGATGATTGGCTGGGACTGCTGCATGTGGAGCGACTGGTTGAGCAGGGGGCTCTGGTGCAGCGAGAGCTGGGCGTGGGGGTGCAGAGGCGGGCTGATCTGGAAGGGAGCTGGCGGAGAGGCACTCATGCTAGGAGGCAGCATCTGGGATTGGCTGAGAGTCGGAGCCAGGCTGTGGCGGGGGGGCCCGGCGTAGCTCTGCAGGTCCGACAGGGGGAAGGAGCCCGGCGGGCCCAGGTAGGGCGAGGAGGGCTGCGGGGGCACGCTGTACAGGGGCTGCTTCGGGGGCAGCAGGTGAGAGGGCTGACTTGTCTGCTGGGCACTTTTTGGTTCATCGTTGTAGGTCTGTGGACAAAAACCCAGAAGCTTCTTAAGAAAATCtactttaaaatgtattttggtGTGCAATAAAAAAGTAAAGTCTTGAGTTTTAGGCTGGGGATggtggcgcccccccccccccccccatcagtctACTTCAGTATTCTCTGCTAActctttgtctctttgtcttTAGACCACTCACACAGTTCGCTCGGGGCCAAACGGGGTCACGCACAGCGATTAACAAAACAGCGCGGACCCTCCAAAGATCCTCCAAAGTTTCTGTTCTTGGCCAGTTTTGCTCtgagcaggtgcagcacacctctgcccccccaccccccccccacccctatgATGAGCTGTCACGCTGCTCATCTCCGACCATCGGTGCTGATTAGAAGGTAATGGAGCCCATTTGTATGAATAGAGCGGGGGCCCAAGGTAATGATCAATAGACACCTTGACAGATAGatgggagaaggagagggacacacacacgtgtgcaggTGGCGCAGCCAGAGAAATGAGGCTGTTTGCCTGCAGAACAAATGGAATGACAAAAGGAATCTTCCCCACGCTACTTTGTGTATGGTTAATACGAGATGGCACTAAACAATGCGGCCCTCCTTGCTTTTCTTTATCCCCCGCGCGACCACGCCGCTGTGTGCCATCACTCACTGGGCCAAAGGGGGGCCATAAATCTGAATTAGCACGCAGGTGACAGATGTGGAAAGAGCAGGAAATCCTATGATTGCCTTCGCTGATTTGGATGTACTTCCTTGTTTTGGAAGGTGTGGAGGCGGTGACGCGAAGGATGAAAGGAACGGAATGGCGTTCTCCCGCCGATGCGTCTGGAACAAGCGTCAGTCTGCGCTCAGCCCGCCACATCATTTTTCTGTCATCTTCCCCTGTTCGATTGACACGTGCGCTCTTGCTTCTATTGGCTGACCCTTCCCCCAACCATGTCACCATAACaactacaccccccccccccacacacacacacacccccccccccccccaccccccccccccccccccttcaacatctgcacacTATGGAAATCAGGTATTGTTCCGAACACGGccagcttctttctttcttttttttttttgcatcatatACCCCACCCACCAACACACATCGCTGCCTGTAAGCCCCGCCCATTCCATTAGCAGGGATTTTCCATCCAATCCATCATCGGCCTTAGCCGGGGCCCGTGTGTCCTAAGTGTTACCTTGGAAACCAGGCTGGCTCGGTACGCGGCCAAAGCTTTCAGGTACTCTTTCTTGGCCGCCTCTGTTTTCCTCTTGTACCCCTGTgaagaagtagaagaagaagagaaaaacaaatcaaaactaGAGTCTTCATGTGAAAGGTTGACATGCTCTtaaatgtgcctgtgtgtgcacgtataAACACACTCCTAATGTTTCCCTTCCCATCAGAGCCAGTGCTACAGAACATCTCCTTTTCCTCATCAGAGCACTAAAACTCTCTCATCTCAATGTGTCTCCCTCTATTATAGCAACACATCATTTCCATGACAATCCAAGAGAAATGAACTGTAACTccccccccctgcctcccctctctctttctctccccctcttttcctctctgtttgtcTCTTAGCTCCACAATAATGCTCCTATCATCATAGCAACATTAGCGGAGCTCCAGAATCATTGTTTTGTACATTAGGTTGCGAGCTATGCTGGCTTTCGCCTCTTCCTGGACGTGACTTTCTATTTTATTAGGGTGATGTGAAAATCTCTCGTCGTCTATCGGAAATTACAAAAagtacatcttttttttttaactaacaTGCTTCATTGTTTTGAGTCTCTGCAAAAGGAGAGTGTGGGAAACTTTACTTTTCTCTTCAGATGGCATCCTCCCAGAGTTGAGTTTTACCTCTCGCCTGCAACCTTGTGGTGATAATGATAAAAAAGCACCTGCTAACCAGTTCCAGGTTTTAAAAGCAGCTAAATCTCAGGCAAAATAGGTCAATTATGTACAGCAGgaaatatttaataatttcCCTCTCtagcatatttatttttttatacattGGCCAACTTGTGCCTGCAGAATGTCAGACGTTTGGAATTGTGTGAATGATTTACAGGCTGCTAACGCACGTAAACTTCCCCCacacctcctctcccttccaTCTGCTCGAATTAAATATAGAaagcaaatctttttttttgtctgagaCGGGACCAGAGGACAAAGGGATGGATAATCTTTGGAAAGAGAATAAGTAGCTCATTACGGTGAGCTGCGTCTCGGAGAGATGTTCTGCTAATTACACAGCGCGGAACACGAGGAAACGTTCTCACACGGCAGTACGCCCACTCAGCTGGGTGGGGCTTCAAAGGGTCAAACCTGACCAATCTGGTCTCATATGTAGCGCTTGGACACGGTCTTTTAATCAGAGCTATCATTGGCTGAGTTTGGTGAGTTTAATAAATCAAAGCtgcaaaagaggaagtgatgagGTCAATGTGAttagtaaacaggaagtggatctcAGCTGACAACATCTGCCCTTTTCAAAACAAGCGAATATTAAGTTTTAGTTGTCTTTAATGAATGATTTCTGACAAACATCTCCCTACACTCCTCCAGACGTACCTGCTTCTGCTCTTCTCCTAGGCTGTCCCACATGGAGGCCACGATTTTGGAGACGTCCCCAAAGGTGGCATTGGGGTTCTGACCCTTGATCGCCGCTTGGGTGTCTCTGAAGAAGAGCGCGTAGGCCGACACTGGCTTCTGAGGCTCGTTGgggtccttcttcttcttcttcttctgcggtTTGGGCTTCGGCTTCATCATGTCCGCCGAGGGCCGCTTCTCGTTTCCTATCTGAAAGCACGAATGGAGAGAAGACCAGAACTGGCGTTTAGGAACCACTCGAGGTGAGGTGGATTTCTCCGCCCTGACTGAAGAGGAGCTTCATTCTCTCTATCAAATCATAAAGATTAACTGGAATGCACATGGCGCTCAGCATTAATGAAACAGCCAAACAGAACATTCGATAAAGGCGGCAGAGTTCTGTGaagagcggcggcggctcgCCGGGAGAAGAGAAAACAGATCAATTTACGGACACGAGCCAATGAAGACGAGCAGGGAGATGGTGAGGCGGGTTGGCCTGGGGTGAGgtttggggaggaggaggtgatgaagctgcagctctaTAGAGAAACAACACGGTGGCGCCtgggcagagaggagctgggctgATTTAGGTCTCATTTGTGGCTGTTTGACGTAGTTTCACAGGTCTGAATCACCTGTgtgctcacttcctgctcttccttcaACCTCCGTCATTCAGATCAGCAGAAGTCCAGTCCCCTCTTCTGCGGGGTGCATTAAAACCCATTTAAATCGGCCACCACCACCGACAACAGCGCACATCTGAACGCGTTTGCATTTTTCCCGTGCGCGGCGTTTTTGACGCGGAGTCAAATCCAGGTCACCTGATCCTGGTTGTGATTCTGTATGGAAATTGCCTCCTTTGCTGCGTGGAAAAAACATCAGgcgggggagaaagagagagagagagagagagaggaaatggagcagagagagaggaggaacagagggaggaggtggcgcaCCACGCTGAGGATGGGGTGACGACTTAATGTTGCCATTAGTATCAGCGGAACATCAGTTAACCTGATTTCCTGGTTGCTataaaggcaggaaaaaaacaatccaaTTTAGCAGCTGTATAATAGAAGATATAATGACACACTAAATGATAATGATATATATTGGTATTATGTCAAATGAAAGGTATTTATATGGTTGAGGGGttatggagagagagaggggtgaggaggggttATGGACGGCCCTTAAAGGCTTCAAGTTGCTGTTTTATTAAGTTGTATTTTAGACATTTTCAGCAGCTTTGCTGAGCTTGTTTGGAACCAGcagggaagaggggggagagagccGCGAGGAGATCTGCTGGAAGAAGTGCACGTCCATCTAATGCATACTTATCATCGGATTAAGCAACAGACACTTTCCCCTTTAACCGCCGTTTGGGAAAACGGGAAATGACTCCTCGCGAAAATCACAttgtttcagaaaaaaaaagtgcactGCTCGATGCGTTCCAGCCAGAATGAAATGAACTAATCAAAATTCAGGGTCCGGGAGCACATTttggcagaagaagaagaacttcaAAATGGCTTTTGTGGTGTGTGAAAATGAATGGATGTTCATTCAGGGCAACGCAAATTTCTTCTCTATTACACAGCTTGCAGGTaatttgtgcttgtgtgtgtgtgtgtgtgtgtgtgtgtgtgtgtgtgtgtgtgtgtgtgtgtaagctcctggtttcattaaaaaataatcatcCCTCACTTTTAGGCAATGAGGCAGAAGACAGGCATTTGAAATGACATCTGTTCCACCCGAGCCTTTGAAGTGAAAATAGAATAAACTGAAGGTAGAGCTAATGGAATGACAAAataggggagagagagagaaaagaaggctAAATAATCTCTAGATTCACGCGGAGGAGAGTGATGACACTTAACAGCTTGCGGGTACACGCAATCAAGCCGGGCGAACAAGGGCCCagctcttttatttctttatttgttctcCCGCACGTCACGCGCACGTGTGATCTTCTCAGAGTTCGACACATCGAGCATCACCGGAAGAGCGTCGAGAATACAGGTGACACCTGAGTGAAGGTGGCTCACAGCCGAcacagataaaaaaaatgaatctatGCAGATACAATCAagatgtttctttcttttttttttaattccaacaTTTCCTGTCAGAGTAGAGGTGAGTCCCCTGGACACATCTCACACTTTGACTAAAGCGTCCTTCAGCAGCTGCGTATAGAGTGAATGCAAGGCTGTGAAGAGAACAGCTATTCTCTGGTAGTGCTGGTCTGAAGTGAGGCTCcagttctgccccccccccccccccattcaagTGCAGAGAATATGACTGCTTGAAAAAGCCAATTTACTCTCCCTATTCGTCTGCATCCTGACGACGTCGCGGTGCCAAGCATTTGACTCAAATCTTGCATGTTTGCTGCTACGTCGCGCCAACAGATGATGAACCTTTCTTCAGCCGCATTCGTCCGTTCAAACAGGACGACTGGAGAAGTTGAGGATTTGAGGATTTAATTGCTCTCCGACAGCTTCAGTAAAGATGCTGAGTCCCTCAAATTAGAACCCTCAACCCAAAACAAAGCTGTTCACCATGACCTTGCAGAATCGGCCATAGCACTCTTGCCATCAGCGTTTCTGttgtctgaggagaggcggtggtggtgatggggggggggggggggggcttcggGGGTAATTTGAGGAGCGATGGGGAGGATGGGGTTGCCTCTGTTCTGAATGGACAGCTCTGCACCAGCAAGACAAGATTAGAATTGACAGCCTGATAACTGCATCGAGATGGAGTGAGGTTAGAAAAtaagggggtgggggcagatgAGTTGGAGAGGTGAGGTGGAGGGGACGGGTGTAGCCGAACcaaaaccaaacaggaagtgtccagTCAGGGCCCACTGATGAACTTCCTGTGAGGAATGAGCACAGCGTCACACAGAGAGTCAGATTTCAGGACAGGAAACCTGCCGGTGGATCACCGAGCACCAGAGTTTCTGTTCTGAGAAATAATGTCAGGTTTGGGAGTGTATTAGCCAGGTAGCTAGCTGTCCTGTATCCCGTCGTCACGAACGCCACGCCGTCCGACCCTGACTGGGGTGCATTACCTTCCACTCTTTTCTCCAACCCTGATTAATTtgagaaaataaaagtaaaatagGAGCAATTTCTTTACTTGCTGACCTCTGTGTAGCAGTGCGCTGCAGCTTAATGCAGCTTTTACAGACTGTATGTAATTTTCTGCTATTTTCACAACTTGAAGCCTCGTAGAAGAAGCGGTTTCACGCTCATGTATTGTGAAAACATCACAACAAAGGCTCCCGCGGCCCCACGGCGCTTCGTCTCCTGCTGGTTTTAAAGCGGGGCAGTTTGTGAGTGAATATTTCCTGGACACCGCGTTTGTATAATGAATTATGATGTCTTTTACTTGCCTGAATGAAAATccagaagagagagaaaaaaaagctgagaaCAATGGGGAAGTCTTGTAAATACTAATTAGGGCCCTGGATAAGGTGGGCTTAAACTTGGTTATCGTTGATTGTAATTAGCTGAAAAAGTCTTGCATGTCCAAACAGCTTCTAACGCAGTTTGATTTTACAGTTGCCCCAGACTTGGCCTTGTCTTCCCGCGTTCTCGTCACCTAGTCCGTCACAAAAGGCCCGATGGAAAATCTGTCTTAAATGACAAACTGCGCCCTTCTCATCTGGAAACGATTACGGCTCCATGACAGGCTGCCCATCTGTAAGCAATGAGCGAGACCGCATGTCAACCTGTCACGCTGATCTGGGAGCAGGGGCGGGCGCAACTCGCCCAGAGTGCAACGCTCGTCGATTAAAAACAGGAGCATAATGAACCTGCAGTACGGACTCTGGGACCTGAGAGACGCGGCATCGCACGGGCCTCGGATAAAGAGCCCAGTATGGATCCAGTCCTGAGGCCACGCCATCAAAAACATACAAGCTCTTCTGAGTTTCTTTGGTCTGTTCACACATGCGGGAGCGGGCGCTAAGGCGGCGTGATTTATCTGGCTCTGGAAGACTGACAGCGCCGCAGAGCCCCTCCCAGCAACAACCCTTAACAGCACCGGACCTACTTAATCAGCCTAAACCGCAAAGTCGAGGCCCTTGTATTTGGTAATGCGGTGAAAACAGTGGCAAGTGAGAGCTAATTAGATTAACTGTAGCTTAACGAGCTGTTGGAGGGGCCCCGCAGATTGGATTTTAATAAATAGTGGCAAAAGCATCTGCTGTGCACTTCCTAGCTCTGCTGGCATCCTAATTGGCCCCAGTGGGTTGCTGGAGCTCAGCCGTGCTCAGTGTTATTTAGGAGCTGAGAAAAGGCAAAAATGCTTTTCTCCAGTCCAGGTAAATCTGCCAATCAGTCCACCGTCTATTATTGCGGCGCTCTACGGGCGAGGCTTTGTCAACATTCAACATTCACTAATGCAATTTCTGATGCTTTTAGCAGCAAAGAACATCCACAAAATGTCCACAACTCAGGCAGAAagagttctttttttattttgaaatggtcATATTCATCTTTTCCaactgtttgttttcaggatGAAATGTTCCCATGATGAGCTCTTTGTAGAGCAAATAGCATAGAAGGGAAAAATACAATTAATCAAATATGAATGAGCAACCGGAGCCGGGttatttccatggcaacagcctgaGGGGACAGTTTGAACCCTTTAATGTGAGCTGGTGATGTCTCTTTGTAAACAtctgcgctgtgtgtgtgtgtgtgtgtgtgtgtgtgtgtgtgtgtgtgtgtgtgtgtgtgtgtgtgtgtgcaaataaGCGAGAGCCTGGCAACAAAGGCATCACAGGGCAGCAACCTCTTGGTAACCATGGCAGATTCCATTATCTAGCCCAGAGAGGACCTAACAGTACTCTACATGATTGTATTCTTTAGAGGATAGGGGGATGACAGACAGCTACATATGATCTTTCGGTGGGTTTAAATAGATTCGGTAGCTTTGAGagcttttatttcatgttgTTTATCATACGTGAGATTGTAATTTGCCCGAGGATGATTTGCAGTCTATTGTTTCGTTTTCGGCTCTTTGTGCTCATAGTAACAAGTTCCAGTGAAACAGCAATTGCCAGAAAAACACCAGAATCCACTTTATTAAAGATGTGAAGAAGTGCTGGGCAGCCACCAGCAGACTGGTCAGTGCGTGGGAGCTGTTGGCAGGAGCGGGAATCCCGAATACCCTGTCAGtagccctctcctcccagacCTCAACGGTTCCTTGGGTGAGAGTAATGGCTTCTTTACACTGGGCTGCGCAGCGCTATTGTAGAATCACAGAGCAGTTAATTGAAACAAATGACTCTAATAATGGGACATTATCCCCACAGGCTGGCTTTGTCGTGGGCCTAATTAGCGTTGCGGTGGCGGCGAGGAGGACGAGCCACCACGCTGATCCCTCAGAGGAGAGAAGGCGAAGCTCCCTTTTAAAGCGGGCAGTGGGGGATTTTTATACCAGCAgcgtgtaagtgtgtgtaagtgtgtgttccCTCTCAAAACCGCTGTGATGAATGTAAACATCCCGTCAACCATCTGAGGGCACGTCCAACGGCTTACCACGTCTTCCTTGACCTTCCATTTTCATGAATCAGTTAAGGCAACAGCCCCTTTTCCACCTCTTTTCctgaaatgtatttaatgtgtGCGTTTTCCACCACGTCTCAAAGTTATTGGGGTGTAAAAGATCTTACATAGATCTAATaatcttgggttttttttcaacttCTCACCGATTCTGACACGAGCTCAAGTTGCCGACCCTCCTCAGAAAATAAGATCAAAAGAGCCTGAATCTCACTCTTCTAGCTTCTATtctttttgctccattttcccaAACCAAACATGCACAGAGGAATAAAAGTGCCAAactactttaaaaaaatcacaacgCAATACCACGCTGCTAGCTACTTTGTTTGAGGAAAGTTTTGGGTTGGAATCTTGTCCAGTAATTTCGGCTCAAAATTGAATTTGAAATTCCCAGATAGGTGATAAAACCTGCTATGCTAATTCGCCAACTCATCAGCGCCGCTGTCCTCTGGAGCGCCAATGGCCCATGGCTAAGGTGACACCAAGAGAGAGTGCCTACCGGCTACATTTTGATCACCATTGGAATCTGTTTTGTCGCCATCCCCAACTGTTTACCCTGATGCACGATGATCCCACAAAGTCAGTCGCGGCGCCGAGCGCAAATGTGTAACCGAGCTGCTTCAAATATTCATTAGTCGTAACCGTCGCCCGAGGTTGTTTGAATTAGCCACATGAATATTCATGAACTGCAATGAGCGAGCATTTGTTTTTACCGCTCAATCCCTTAATACTT is part of the Takifugu flavidus isolate HTHZ2018 chromosome 8, ASM371156v2, whole genome shotgun sequence genome and encodes:
- the LOC130529898 gene encoding thymocyte selection-associated high mobility group box protein TOX-like isoform X3 — its product is MDVRFYPAPPANVGSCSLPTDPSCLSPLDYYHSNKFDGDNMYMNDSNQEFRTPAQSYSSQGRGSSGGGGGGGGGGGGGGAGDEDYEIPPITPPNHADPSLLHLMEHEAGYPFHSLPHNGLLNTYSYPELPALRMSNMLGQDTHLLTGPVHSIGNEKRPSADMMKPKPKPQKKKKKKDPNEPQKPVSAYALFFRDTQAAIKGQNPNATFGDVSKIVASMWDSLGEEQKQGYKRKTEAAKKEYLKALAAYRASLVSKTYNDEPKSAQQTSQPSHLLPPKQPLYSVPPQPSSPYLGPPGSFPLSDLQSYAGPPRHSLAPTLSQSQMLPPSMSASPPAPFQISPPLHPHAQLSLHQSPLLNQSLHMQQSQPIISHQMGLQAPLHSPPLSQQGFSHIQAEYQNSVGGSQSPGGPTPLHGQNPDWDGEYCNRDCGPNHCSSAMGARDKPLYLT
- the LOC130529898 gene encoding TOX high mobility group box family member 2-like isoform X1, which gives rise to MDVRFYPAPPANVGSCSLPTDPSCLSPLDYYHSNKARYSVGERGVRLHTAPPAGINPARKRLPIAVFDGDNMYMNDSNQEFRTPAQSYSSQGRGSSGGGGGGGGGGGGGGAGDEDYEIPPITPPNHADPSLLHLMEHEAGYPFHSLPHNGLLNTYSYPELPALRMSNMLGQDTHLLTGPVHSIGNEKRPSADMMKPKPKPQKKKKKKDPNEPQKPVSAYALFFRDTQAAIKGQNPNATFGDVSKIVASMWDSLGEEQKQGYKRKTEAAKKEYLKALAAYRASLVSKTYNDEPKSAQQTSQPSHLLPPKQPLYSVPPQPSSPYLGPPGSFPLSDLQSYAGPPRHSLAPTLSQSQMLPPSMSASPPAPFQISPPLHPHAQLSLHQSPLLNQSLHMQQSQPIISHQMGLQAPLHSPPLSQQGFSHIQAEYQNSVGGSQSPGGPTPLHGQNPDWDGEYCNRDCGPNHCSSAMGARDKPLYLT
- the LOC130529898 gene encoding TOX high mobility group box family member 2-like isoform X2, whose product is MDVRFYPAPPANVGSCSLPTDPSCLSPLDYYHSNKARYSVGERGVRLHTAPPAGINPARKRLPIAVFDGDNMYMNDSNQEFRTPAQSYSSQGRGSSGGGGGGGGGGGGGGAGDEDYEIPPITPPNHADPSLLHLMEHEAGYPFHSLPHNGLLNTYSYPELPALRMSNMLGQDTHLLTGPVHSIGNEKRPSADMMKPKPKPQKKKKKKDPNEPQKPVSAYALFFRDTQAAIKGQNPNATFGDVSKIVASMWDSLGEEQKQGYKRKTEAAKKEYLKALAAYRASLVSKTYNDEPKSAQQTSQPSHLLPPKQPLYSVPPQPSSPYLGPPGSFPLSDLQSYAGPPRHSLAPTLSQSQMLPPSMSASPPAPFQISPPLHPHAQLSLHQSPLLNQSLHMQQSQPIISHQMGLQAPLHSPPLSQQGFSHIQAEYQNSVGGSQSPGGPTPLHGQNPDWDGEYCNRDCGPNHCSAMGARDKPLYLT